The following is a genomic window from Pseudomonadota bacterium.
CACCTTGTCGCGCGTGCCCCGCCTTGCTGATATCGACACCCTGGCCAAGCTCATGGCAGAGCTCGGGGTCAACATCGAGACACGGGAAAATAGCGCTGATGACGGTGTCGGCGTTGGCGGTGGCTATGCCCTTACTCTGACCGCTGGGCGGGTCACCAGCACCACAGCGCCCTATGACCTTGTGCGGCGCATGCGCGCCTCCATTCTGGTGCTCGGGCCGCTGGTGGCGCGCTTCCGCGAAGCCGCCGTGTCGCTGCCGGGTGGCTGCGCCATCGGTACGCGGCCGGTTGATCTCCACCTCGCCGGATTGGAACGGCTTGGCGCACGCATTGATTTGGAAGAGGGCTACATCCGCGCCAGCGCGCCGGGCGGCCTCAAAGGCGCCGAAATTCATCTTGCTTCGCCGTCTGTCGGTGCCACGGAAAACTTGATGATGGCGGCGACGCTGGCGGCGGGCGAAACCGTATTGCACAACGCCGCGCGCGAACCGGAGATCACCGATCTAGCCGAATGCCTGATCGGCATGGGCGCCGTGATCACCGGCGCCGGCAGCGATTGTCTGCGCATCCACGGCCAGCCGAGTCTGCACGGCACCCAACATCAAATCATGGCCGACCGCATTGAGGCCGGCACCTATGCCATCGCCGCCGCGATCACCGGCGGCGCGGTGACGCTGCACGGCGCTCAGGCCGGGCATTTGGCATCGCCAATTGAGTGCCTGCGCCAGGCCGGAGTCACGGTCGAGGAGAGCGCCGATGGCTTCCACGTCGCGGCAAACGGGCCGCTTCGCGCAGTGGACTTAACCACGCACCCCTACCCCGGCTTCCCAACCGATCTGCAAGCTCAGATCATGGTGCTGCTGACGTTGGCCGACGGCGCCTCGCTGATCGGCGAGACGGTGTTCGAAAATCGCTTCATGCATGTCCCCGAATTGGCGCGCATGGGCGCCGATATATCTGTCAGCGGTGGCAACGCCCTGGTGCGCGGCGTCGCATCCCTGCGCGGCGCACCAGTGATGGCGACCGATCTGCGCGCCTCGTCCTGCCTGGTCCTCGCCGGGCTGGCGGCGGTCGGTGAAACGGTGATCAGCCGGGTTTATCATCTCGATCGCGGCTATGAGCGGATCGAGACCAAACTCGCGGCGCTTGGCGCCGATATCGAGCGCATCGCGTCATGAGCGATATAAGGGCGTTGAAACTGCGCGCCGTGGACGATGAAGACTTGGGTATCATTGCCGCCTGCCTGCACGGCGCCATCGGCTGCCTGAATGAAAAGGCCTACGACCGGGAAGCACGGCGCTTCGCCGCCATATTGGTGCGCCCCCTGTGGGAATCGGGGGTGGAAACTTCAGCACCGGAAACTTCAGCACCGGAAACTTCAGCACCGGAAACTTCAGCACCGGAAACTTCAGCACGGGAAACTTCAGCACGGGAACCGGCGGTTACGCCAGAAGCACCAGTAGAAATGCCGATGCTACCGCAATTGCCGGCGCTCAAGCGCATGCGCGCCGGCCTCCATTTCGATCACGTCAATGCCGTGCGCTATCGTCGCCTCGACCGGCGCGCGCCGCACGCCTTGCTGCATCTCATTTCGATCGTCTCGGCGCCCCTGTCCGAGCGTTTCGGTATAATCCTCTCTTTCCAAGGCGGCGGCGAAGTGTTCTTAGAAGTCGATAAACTGAGCGGCCAATTGCGCGATTTAGACGCGACACCGAACGAAACGCCGCCACAAGCCAAATCGCCACCGCCAGCAACATGAGGCCGATATGATCCCGAGTGACGTCCGCACGATCAAAGACCTGCACCGCATCGTTGAAGAACGCGATGCCAAAAACGTCACCATCGCGCTTACTGACACCAACGGCCTGTTGCGCGGCAAATATGTCTCCCGCGACAAGCTATATTCGGTGCTCGAAAACGGCTGGGGCATGCCACCAGTCGTGCTGGCGCTGGATTTCAGAGACATCATCATGGAGGCGCCGCTGATCGCAGATGGCTCGGACGGTTTTGCCGATACCATGACCCGGGCGTTGCCCGAGACATGCCGCGAAATCCCGTGGGAGACGCCGGGACGAAACCTTCTCGTGCTGGCCGAGTTCGCCGGAGAGCATGAGGAGATCTGTCCGCGCGGGATTTATCGGCGGATCGAGAAAATGGCCGGCGATATGGGGTATCAGCCCTATCACGCGCTGGAATAGGAATGCACCATGTTCGAAGAAACCGCGCTCAGCGCGCATGAAAAAGATTACCGCGACCTCAAGGTGGCGACCCCGTTGCTCACCTATGAAGTGATTCAGCGCCAGGCCGTCTGGTCAGAATTTTATAATGAATTGCTCGATTGTTTCGCCACCATGGACGTCGCCGTTGAGACCGCCCATGAGGAAATGGGCCCTGGTTTCATGGAGTGCAGCCTGGCACCACAAGCAGGTGTACGCGCCGGCGACAACGCCATTCTGTTCAAAACCTACACCAAGGCCTTGGCCCAGCGCATGGGGCGCTTGGTCACGTTCATGGCGCGCTGGAGCAACGATGCCGATGGCCAGAGCGGCCATATCCATATCTCGCTCAAGGATCTGGAAGGCCAGCCGGTATTCCGCGACGACAGCGCCAAAGACGGCATCAGTGCGACCATGCGACATTTTCTCGGCGGCATGCAGGCGCTGTTACCAGAACTATTGATCATGCTGGCACCGAACGTGAACAGCTTTAAACGCTACGCGCCCAATATTTTCGCGCCGATCGCCGCCACTTGGGGCTTTGACAACCGCACCTGCGCCTTACGGGTGATCCGCGGCGCCGCCAAATCTCAGCGCATCGAATGCCGTGTGCCGGGCGCCGACGCCAATCCCTATCTCGCCCTCGCCTGCGTGCTCGGCGCCGGGCTCTACGGCATCAAACATGAGCTCGAGCCACAAGCGCCGATGCAAGGCAATGTATATAACCAGGAGGTGCCGGAGGTTCAGCGCTTTCCAGAGAGCTTCCGCGCTGGCATCGAGCG
Proteins encoded in this region:
- the murA gene encoding UDP-N-acetylglucosamine 1-carboxyvinyltransferase is translated as MDKIRIRGGRPLHGDVKISGAKNAALPLMVAALLTDEPVTLSRVPRLADIDTLAKLMAELGVNIETRENSADDGVGVGGGYALTLTAGRVTSTTAPYDLVRRMRASILVLGPLVARFREAAVSLPGGCAIGTRPVDLHLAGLERLGARIDLEEGYIRASAPGGLKGAEIHLASPSVGATENLMMAATLAAGETVLHNAAREPEITDLAECLIGMGAVITGAGSDCLRIHGQPSLHGTQHQIMADRIEAGTYAIAAAITGGAVTLHGAQAGHLASPIECLRQAGVTVEESADGFHVAANGPLRAVDLTTHPYPGFPTDLQAQIMVLLTLADGASLIGETVFENRFMHVPELARMGADISVSGGNALVRGVASLRGAPVMATDLRASSCLVLAGLAAVGETVISRVYHLDRGYERIETKLAALGADIERIAS
- a CDS encoding DUF2948 family protein; the protein is MSDIRALKLRAVDDEDLGIIAACLHGAIGCLNEKAYDREARRFAAILVRPLWESGVETSAPETSAPETSAPETSAPETSARETSAREPAVTPEAPVEMPMLPQLPALKRMRAGLHFDHVNAVRYRRLDRRAPHALLHLISIVSAPLSERFGIILSFQGGGEVFLEVDKLSGQLRDLDATPNETPPQAKSPPPAT